From the genome of Desulfobacteraceae bacterium, one region includes:
- a CDS encoding DEAD/DEAH box helicase, protein MIYTPRKYPPRSKTVAHRKPRVAAIRPGADSRLKKVFATIGRPATRPFQPDPFQLEAVAAVGDSDCLVSAPTGAGKTWIAVEAIRQRFDAGGRCWYASPLKALSNAKYAEFKEIFGREQVGILTGDRKENPDAAIIVGTTEILRNQLYDAMHRGEDLASDFVVLDEAHFLGDPDRGVVWEEVMIYLPLRIPLLLLSATIGNADQIAGWLTAMRARPCRVVVENRRPVPLYPLLLHPSGTLYPLLVPAGASKKMVLHKKVREFIGSQHPPRLAPPGRLPPFGDLLKVLRKFRLLPAIFFLKSRADCDNALDLCRQNQIRNPERQQRLSRRIAALVAQSPHLAGHRQMRALEHMAVAAHHSGQLPSWKILVETLMLEGLLDAVFATSTVAAGVNFPARTVAFLNSDRFNGTEFLPLTATEFHQMTGRAGRRGMDQIGFALAVPTKFMDLRFIAKLIDAAPSPVLSQIKINFSMVLNLLLSHSPGQIEELLQKSFGAYQQAQARGRKGGGRQAPTGTAVLWQDFLRHLSFLKTHGYVDAADGLTADGLWASQLRVDQPLLIAEGFREALFPENDASILAGIIAAFVNEREVDDRVPKEAIPKGLLSAFLKVKRGLRPFAREMQDHGFVVNPLFFRPAVALSTWASGHSWEQVVSLAEIEEGNLAMLILRTADNLRHIRSLRGVFPTAADAAGQAIDLILRDPVVTFYDS, encoded by the coding sequence GTGATCTACACCCCCCGCAAATACCCGCCCCGCTCCAAAACCGTGGCTCACCGCAAACCGCGCGTGGCGGCCATCCGGCCCGGGGCCGACAGCCGGTTGAAGAAAGTTTTCGCCACCATCGGCAGACCGGCAACGCGCCCCTTTCAACCGGATCCGTTTCAACTGGAAGCGGTGGCGGCGGTGGGCGACTCCGACTGCCTGGTGAGCGCCCCCACCGGTGCCGGCAAAACCTGGATAGCGGTGGAAGCCATCCGGCAGCGTTTCGATGCCGGCGGGCGGTGCTGGTACGCCTCCCCCCTGAAGGCCCTCTCCAACGCCAAATATGCCGAGTTCAAGGAGATTTTCGGACGCGAACAGGTGGGCATTCTCACCGGCGACCGCAAGGAAAATCCGGACGCCGCCATCATCGTCGGGACCACCGAAATCCTGCGCAATCAATTGTACGATGCCATGCACCGGGGCGAGGACTTGGCATCCGATTTCGTGGTTCTGGACGAGGCCCACTTCCTGGGCGACCCCGACCGCGGGGTGGTCTGGGAGGAGGTGATGATCTACCTGCCGCTGCGCATCCCGCTGCTGCTGCTCTCGGCTACCATCGGCAATGCCGATCAGATAGCCGGCTGGCTGACCGCCATGCGTGCCAGGCCCTGCCGGGTGGTGGTCGAAAACCGCCGGCCGGTGCCGCTTTACCCGCTGCTGCTGCACCCCTCCGGGACGCTCTACCCGCTGCTGGTGCCCGCCGGAGCTTCCAAAAAAATGGTTCTCCACAAAAAGGTGCGGGAGTTTATCGGCAGTCAGCACCCGCCCCGGCTCGCGCCGCCCGGCAGACTGCCGCCCTTTGGCGACCTGCTCAAGGTTTTACGCAAGTTCCGCCTGCTGCCGGCGATTTTCTTTCTGAAATCGCGGGCCGACTGCGACAACGCGCTCGATCTCTGCCGGCAGAACCAGATCCGGAACCCGGAACGGCAGCAGCGCCTCAGCCGCCGGATCGCCGCCCTGGTGGCCCAGAGCCCGCATCTGGCGGGCCACCGTCAGATGCGGGCGCTTGAGCACATGGCGGTGGCCGCGCATCACAGTGGCCAGCTGCCGTCATGGAAAATTCTGGTGGAGACCCTCATGCTGGAAGGCCTTTTGGACGCCGTTTTTGCCACCTCGACAGTGGCCGCGGGTGTCAATTTTCCGGCCCGCACGGTGGCCTTCCTGAACTCCGACCGCTTCAACGGCACTGAGTTTCTGCCCCTGACGGCGACCGAATTCCACCAGATGACCGGCCGCGCCGGCCGCCGCGGAATGGACCAGATCGGCTTTGCCCTGGCCGTGCCCACCAAGTTCATGGACCTGCGCTTCATCGCCAAACTGATCGACGCAGCCCCCTCGCCGGTGCTCAGCCAGATCAAAATAAACTTCTCGATGGTGCTCAACCTGCTCTTGTCCCACAGCCCCGGGCAGATCGAGGAACTTCTGCAGAAGTCCTTCGGGGCCTACCAGCAAGCCCAGGCGCGCGGCCGCAAGGGCGGGGGGCGTCAGGCGCCCACGGGAACAGCGGTTTTGTGGCAGGACTTTCTGCGGCATCTGAGTTTTCTCAAGACCCACGGCTACGTGGATGCCGCCGATGGGCTGACCGCTGACGGGCTGTGGGCCTCGCAGCTGCGGGTGGACCAGCCCCTGCTGATCGCCGAAGGCTTCCGGGAGGCGCTCTTTCCCGAAAACGACGCGTCGATTCTGGCGGGGATCATCGCCGCATTTGTCAACGAGCGCGAGGTCGATGACCGGGTCCCCAAGGAGGCGATCCCCAAGGGGTTGCTGAGTGCTTTTCTGAAGGTCAAGCGCGGGCTGCGGCCGTTTGCCCGGGAGATGCAGGATCACGGTTTCGTGGTCAACCCGCTCTTTTTTCGGCCGGCGGTGGCGCTGAGTACCTGGGCGAGCGGCCACAGCTGGGAACAGGTGGTGTCCCTGGCGGAAATCGAGGAGGGAAACTTGGCCATGCTGATCCTGCGAACGGCCGACAACCTGCGCCATATCCGGAGCCTGCGGGGTGTCTTCCCGACCGCCGCGGATGCCGCCGGGCAGGCCATCGACCTCATTCTGCGCGACCCGGTGGTGACCTTCTACGATTCCTGA
- a CDS encoding AAA family ATPase → MTRSCDIPADPARPGQSPPHLQRVYLEFYRLREPPFAITPDPEFLFLSQTHLSAIDKILYGIQSRMGVILLSGEVGTGKTTLCRVLLDRLEDRAVTVYLINPSFSGRELIAAILEDLGRPCPADATKKDLIDALNRFLLAADPQRPVVILIDDAQSLPLETMEDLRLLSNLETDKQKLLQVILAGQPELESRIGQPALRQLAQRVAIHCRLERLAPDEIQAYIARRLFVAGDQGQIRFPPRVAAKIHRITDGIPRMINKVCDLALTAAYTQGAHCVTAGHLRAAATELVGPQAKNHRRRRMAALRPAAACAAAALLLAGVCGLPAFPPPSSEKPAPMAAPQAAAAAGAPETAPAPGDTTAPDSGDEAAALAAGRGAFVLLLGSSRSLAHTRGAVLELRRQGVTAHWNPVDMGKRGLWYRIFTGRFEDRAAAERFKNVHGLTESLVLKAPLTLVLGEAERPEAFAPIMALLDENRYDAFVVAAGPNRYRLASGAYVSSQQAAQGAAELSRYGLNPRVVPG, encoded by the coding sequence ATGACCCGATCCTGCGACATACCGGCCGATCCGGCGCGACCCGGACAATCGCCCCCCCACCTTCAGCGGGTATACCTCGAATTTTACCGCCTGCGCGAGCCGCCCTTTGCCATCACGCCCGACCCAGAGTTCCTCTTCCTTTCCCAGACCCACTTGAGCGCCATCGACAAGATCCTCTACGGCATCCAGAGCCGGATGGGGGTGATCTTGCTGAGCGGCGAGGTAGGGACCGGCAAAACCACCCTCTGCCGGGTGCTGCTGGACCGCCTGGAGGACCGCGCGGTCACCGTATATCTGATCAATCCCTCTTTTTCCGGCCGGGAGCTGATCGCGGCGATCCTGGAGGACCTCGGCCGCCCCTGCCCCGCGGACGCCACCAAAAAGGACCTGATCGACGCCCTCAACCGCTTCCTGCTGGCCGCCGACCCGCAGCGGCCGGTGGTGATTCTGATCGACGACGCCCAGAGCCTCCCGTTGGAAACCATGGAGGATCTGCGCCTGCTGTCGAACCTGGAGACCGACAAGCAAAAGCTGCTGCAAGTGATTCTCGCCGGACAGCCTGAGCTGGAAAGCCGGATTGGGCAGCCGGCCCTGCGCCAGCTGGCGCAGCGGGTGGCAATCCACTGCCGCCTGGAGCGCCTGGCGCCGGATGAAATCCAGGCCTATATCGCACGGCGCCTGTTCGTCGCTGGCGACCAGGGGCAGATCCGCTTCCCTCCCCGGGTGGCCGCCAAAATCCACCGGATCACCGACGGCATCCCGCGCATGATCAACAAGGTCTGTGACCTGGCCCTGACGGCGGCTTACACCCAAGGTGCCCACTGCGTCACAGCGGGGCATCTGCGGGCCGCGGCAACCGAGCTGGTCGGCCCCCAGGCCAAGAACCACCGCCGGCGCCGGATGGCAGCGCTGCGCCCCGCAGCCGCCTGCGCCGCGGCGGCCCTGCTGTTGGCCGGGGTCTGCGGCTTGCCGGCTTTCCCGCCCCCCAGCAGCGAAAAACCCGCGCCGATGGCCGCCCCCCAGGCGGCTGCGGCGGCCGGGGCGCCGGAAACTGCCCCAGCCCCTGGGGACACCACAGCCCCCGACAGCGGGGATGAGGCGGCGGCGCTTGCCGCGGGCCGCGGGGCCTTCGTGCTCCTCTTGGGTTCTTCCCGGTCGCTGGCCCACACCCGAGGCGCGGTCCTGGAATTGCGCCGCCAGGGCGTCACGGCGCACTGGAACCCCGTCGATATGGGCAAACGCGGCCTTTGGTACCGCATATTTACCGGGCGCTTCGAGGACCGCGCGGCAGCCGAACGATTCAAGAACGTCCACGGTCTCACGGAGTCCCTGGTGCTGAAAGCCCCCCTGACCCTTGTGCTCGGGGAGGCCGAACGGCCGGAGGCGTTCGCGCCGATCATGGCCCTGCTGGACGAAAATCGGTATGACGCCTTTGTCGTGGCGGCAGGTCCAAACCGTTACCGGCTGGCCTCGGGAGCCTATGTCAGCTCCCAGCAGGCCGCCCAAGGCGCGGCGGAATTGTCGCGCTACGGGCTGAACCCGCGGGTGGTGCCGGGATGA
- the map gene encoding type I methionyl aminopeptidase — translation MIMKHQRVGRNDPCPCGSGLKYKKCCLGKEAARAVDLKQLYFKKYQIRLKAPEDIAAIKQAGRLALDILNRVETMIRPGIATDEINTLVDALTSAAGAVSAPLNYRGYPKSVCVSVNEVICHGIPGPRVLNDGDIVNVDVTPILNGYYADCNKTFFVGTAGPDARKIVAVSRECLRRGMAAVRPGNTVGDIGWAIQQYAEGQGCSVVREFVGHGVGFDFHEAPQIPHYGRKGQGVVLVPGMVFTIEPMINLGRKELRVLDDRWTAVTADGSLSAQFEQTLLVTPTGCESLTPFD, via the coding sequence ATGATCATGAAACACCAGCGGGTTGGACGAAACGACCCCTGCCCCTGCGGCAGCGGTCTGAAATACAAGAAATGCTGCCTGGGCAAAGAGGCTGCCCGGGCAGTGGACCTGAAGCAGCTTTATTTCAAAAAATACCAGATTCGGCTGAAGGCACCGGAGGACATCGCGGCCATCAAGCAAGCCGGTCGGCTGGCGCTGGATATCCTGAATCGGGTGGAGACCATGATCCGGCCCGGCATCGCCACCGACGAGATCAATACCCTGGTGGATGCGCTCACTTCGGCCGCCGGCGCCGTTTCCGCACCCCTCAACTACCGGGGCTATCCCAAGAGCGTCTGCGTTTCGGTCAACGAGGTCATCTGCCACGGCATCCCCGGGCCGCGCGTGCTCAACGACGGGGACATCGTCAACGTCGATGTGACCCCGATTCTCAACGGCTACTATGCCGACTGCAACAAAACCTTCTTCGTGGGCACCGCCGGCCCCGATGCCCGCAAGATCGTGGCCGTCAGCCGCGAGTGCCTGCGCCGGGGGATGGCAGCGGTGCGCCCCGGCAACACCGTCGGCGACATCGGCTGGGCGATTCAGCAGTATGCCGAGGGTCAGGGCTGCTCGGTGGTCCGCGAGTTCGTCGGGCACGGGGTGGGCTTTGATTTCCACGAAGCCCCGCAAATTCCGCATTACGGCCGCAAGGGGCAGGGGGTGGTGCTGGTGCCGGGGATGGTGTTCACCATCGAGCCGATGATCAACCTGGGGCGCAAGGAGCTGCGCGTCCTGGACGACCGGTGGACGGCGGTTACCGCCGACGGCTCGCTTTCAGCCCAGTTCGAACAGACCCTGCTGGTCACCCCCACCGGCTGTGAAAGCCTGACGCCCTTCGATTGA
- a CDS encoding DUF4389 domain-containing protein — translation MKNVKGFFWARKDIAIRFLYTLLFMAILEIVKLLVQLTVLFQFVYLFFTLNQSQPAARFANRLAAYLYRLTRYMSLNEQQRPFPFRDLPDAMEPPEGAPPF, via the coding sequence ATGAAAAACGTTAAAGGTTTTTTTTGGGCACGCAAGGACATCGCCATTCGGTTTCTCTACACCCTGCTTTTCATGGCGATTCTGGAGATCGTCAAACTGCTGGTCCAACTGACAGTGCTCTTTCAGTTTGTCTACCTTTTCTTCACCCTGAACCAAAGCCAACCGGCGGCCCGTTTCGCCAACCGCCTGGCCGCCTACCTCTACCGTCTGACGCGCTACATGAGCTTGAACGAACAGCAGCGCCCCTTTCCCTTCAGGGATCTGCCGGATGCCATGGAACCCCCGGAGGGTGCCCCGCCCTTTTGA
- a CDS encoding U32 family peptidase, which yields MAPNTPQNPPQALHAPLILAPAGSRDAFLAALAAGADAVYCGLKAFSARMAAQNFSVAELAALTRLAHARGVRVHVALNTLLRPGDLDPAGSLLVQLEKQVQPDALIFQDPAVPALAHQAGLRAELHLSTLANLSFPLGLEGVHRQLGVSTVVLPRELSVDEIKAMALVCPPGLALEVFVHGALCYAVSGRCYWSSWFGGKSGLRGRCVQPCRRYYTQGGAGRKFFSCQDLSLDVLVKVLAGIPAVRVWKIEGRKKGPHYVYYTTRAYRLLRDQGRDPQSKRTALALLERSLGRRGTHYHFLPQRPQNPIPADGRTGSGLFVGKTRTEQQALSLAPREALLPGDVLRLGFEDETAHAIQRVGKFVPKGGRLILKSGKPGAAHKGLPVFLIDRREKALADMLAELERALAPPRAAAVPAFQTRLPTAPRGKTDAIEIQIHRLPVRPPKKEAAGCWISAGALQATSPGAAKRLWWWLPPVVWPDSEKLLGQQVAELLGWGAGHFVLNAPWQTVFFPQGARLELWAGPFCNIANPLALQTLAGAGFSGAVVSPELSGREFLRLPPLSPLPLGIVLAGHWPLCISRVVDAGLALQQPFESPKGEQAWVKRHEGQYWVYPGWRLDLTAKKAELRRAGYRLLIHLNEPVPQSVHLKQRPGLWNWDLGLQ from the coding sequence GTGGCACCAAACACGCCCCAAAACCCGCCGCAAGCGCTGCACGCCCCGCTGATCCTAGCTCCGGCCGGGAGCCGGGACGCTTTTCTGGCGGCCCTTGCGGCCGGTGCCGATGCGGTCTATTGCGGCCTGAAAGCCTTCTCGGCGCGGATGGCGGCCCAGAATTTCAGCGTCGCGGAATTGGCCGCCCTGACCCGTCTGGCGCATGCACGCGGCGTCCGGGTGCACGTGGCCTTGAACACCCTCCTCAGGCCGGGCGACCTGGACCCCGCCGGCAGCCTGCTGGTGCAGCTGGAAAAACAGGTTCAGCCCGACGCCCTGATCTTTCAGGACCCCGCCGTACCGGCCCTGGCGCACCAGGCCGGGCTGCGCGCCGAGCTGCACCTCTCCACCCTGGCCAACCTGAGCTTTCCCCTCGGCCTGGAAGGCGTCCACCGGCAGCTGGGGGTCTCGACGGTGGTCCTGCCGCGCGAGCTCAGCGTCGACGAGATCAAGGCCATGGCCCTGGTTTGCCCGCCGGGGCTGGCGCTGGAGGTCTTTGTCCACGGGGCCCTTTGCTACGCCGTGTCGGGGCGCTGTTACTGGAGCAGCTGGTTCGGCGGCAAAAGCGGACTGCGCGGGCGCTGCGTCCAACCCTGCCGGCGCTACTACACCCAGGGCGGGGCGGGACGCAAATTTTTCTCCTGCCAGGACCTCAGCCTGGATGTACTCGTCAAGGTTTTGGCGGGCATCCCGGCCGTGCGCGTCTGGAAGATCGAGGGGCGCAAGAAAGGCCCCCACTACGTCTACTACACCACCCGGGCCTACCGCCTGCTGCGCGACCAGGGGCGCGACCCGCAGAGCAAGCGGACCGCCCTGGCCCTGCTGGAGCGGTCCCTGGGCCGCAGGGGAACCCATTACCACTTTCTGCCCCAGCGCCCCCAGAACCCGATCCCGGCCGACGGCCGAACCGGCTCGGGCCTCTTCGTGGGCAAGACCCGGACGGAGCAGCAAGCCCTCTCGCTGGCGCCCCGCGAGGCGCTGCTGCCGGGGGACGTGCTGCGCCTGGGCTTTGAGGACGAAACTGCCCACGCCATCCAGCGGGTCGGCAAATTCGTCCCCAAGGGCGGGCGTCTGATCCTCAAGAGCGGCAAGCCCGGCGCCGCCCATAAGGGGCTGCCGGTATTTCTGATCGACCGCCGTGAAAAGGCCCTGGCCGACATGCTCGCCGAATTGGAGCGGGCCCTTGCGCCACCGCGGGCGGCGGCAGTTCCCGCCTTTCAAACCCGGCTGCCGACCGCACCTCGCGGCAAAACGGATGCCATCGAGATCCAGATTCACCGCCTGCCGGTGCGCCCCCCCAAAAAAGAAGCGGCCGGCTGCTGGATTTCGGCCGGCGCCCTCCAGGCCACCTCGCCGGGCGCGGCCAAGCGCCTGTGGTGGTGGCTGCCACCGGTGGTCTGGCCGGACAGCGAAAAACTCCTCGGCCAACAGGTGGCCGAGCTGCTGGGCTGGGGGGCCGGGCACTTCGTGCTCAACGCGCCCTGGCAGACCGTTTTTTTCCCCCAAGGGGCGCGGCTGGAACTGTGGGCCGGCCCTTTCTGCAACATCGCCAACCCGCTGGCGCTGCAGACGCTGGCGGGGGCCGGTTTCAGCGGGGCGGTGGTCAGCCCCGAACTCTCCGGCCGGGAGTTTCTGAGGCTACCGCCGCTGAGCCCCCTGCCGCTGGGAATCGTGCTGGCGGGCCACTGGCCGCTTTGCATCTCGCGGGTGGTGGACGCAGGCCTCGCGCTGCAGCAGCCCTTTGAAAGCCCCAAGGGCGAGCAGGCCTGGGTCAAGCGTCATGAAGGACAATACTGGGTTTATCCGGGGTGGCGGCTGGACCTGACCGCCAAGAAAGCGGAACTGCGCCGGGCGGGCTACCGCCTGTTAATCCATTTAAACGAGCCCGTCCCCCAATCGGTGCACCTCAAGCAGCGCCCCGGCTTGTGGAACTGGGACCTGGGGCTTCAGTAG
- a CDS encoding AAA family ATPase has translation MKLAISGKGGVGKTTFSALLIRNLNEMGKHVLAIDADPDANLAAALGIAGADAITPIAEMKELIFERTEARPGSIGGFFKLNPKVDDLPDALSVRLENIKLMRLGGVQKGGSGCICPESTLLRALVTHIVLARNEVVVMDMEAGIEHLGRGTARAVNRLLVVVEPGRRSIDTAEHIRKLAGEIGLDNIAVVGNKIRSPRDEAFLREHLAGFAFLGFLPYDNALIEADLAGVSPFDVASPAKAVVKEMIARL, from the coding sequence ATGAAACTGGCCATCAGCGGCAAAGGGGGTGTCGGCAAAACCACCTTCTCCGCGCTTCTCATCCGCAACCTGAACGAAATGGGCAAGCACGTGCTGGCCATCGATGCCGACCCCGATGCCAACCTGGCCGCGGCTTTGGGCATTGCTGGGGCCGATGCCATCACGCCCATCGCCGAAATGAAAGAGCTGATCTTCGAGCGCACCGAGGCTAGACCCGGCAGTATCGGCGGATTTTTCAAGCTCAACCCCAAAGTCGACGATTTGCCCGATGCCCTGTCGGTGCGGTTGGAAAACATCAAGTTGATGCGTCTCGGCGGGGTTCAGAAGGGCGGGTCGGGTTGCATCTGTCCCGAGAGCACCCTGCTGCGCGCGCTGGTCACCCACATCGTCCTAGCCCGCAACGAAGTGGTGGTGATGGACATGGAGGCCGGGATCGAACACCTCGGCCGGGGCACCGCCCGGGCGGTCAACCGCCTGCTGGTGGTCGTCGAGCCGGGGCGTCGCAGCATCGATACCGCCGAGCACATCCGCAAGCTGGCGGGCGAGATCGGCCTGGACAATATCGCGGTCGTGGGCAACAAGATCCGCAGTCCGCGGGACGAAGCCTTTCTGCGGGAGCACCTCGCGGGCTTTGCCTTTCTGGGATTCCTGCCCTACGACAATGCCCTGATCGAGGCCGATCTGGCGGGCGTTTCGCCCTTCGACGTGGCCTCCCCGGCCAAAGCGGTGGTCAAAGAGATGATCGCCCGGCTGTGA
- a CDS encoding RiPP maturation radical SAM C-methyltransferase has protein sequence MTSAAAPPQSGFQSVALISAPWPFFSRPSIQLGSLKAYLKRALPDLRIDAHHFYLKLAAEIGYDTYHGISERSWLAESVYATLLYPQRQAAARKLFESEARKVARLRGVNFEALCGKVKKLTDHWITSVEWQKTGLAGFSLCLCQLTASLYCIRRIKALAPQLPVVAGGSMFAGPALAGLMAAFPEIDFMVNGEGERPLTRLVQQLKSAAGPQAVPSLPGLVRRADLADNREPLQDQLPSLAALPPPDYDDYFRLLGELGPDKAFFPTLSAEISRGCYWRSTRRDGVPAGCAFCNLNRQWQGYRFKPPQQVASEIDGLTRRYRLLSVALMDNLLPARQSPEIFARLQALKKDLSLFGEIRATTPLATLGVMRAAGVQEVQIGIEALSTRLLRKLNKGTTAIQNLEIMKHCEALGIENRANLICGFPGSDDQDVAETLATLDFALPFRPPKTVYFWLGTGSPVWQHPERFGIRGVANHPRYRALFPPETLRRITFITQCYRGDQGRQRARWRPVEKKVRGWAAAYAALHRAPASPPILGYRDGGDFLIIRQRRPGADTQTHRLLNTSRAIYLFCEQNRSLAAITRRFCAPGEAEIRAFLSVMVAKRLMFAEGDRYLSLAVPAGRQRGA, from the coding sequence ATGACATCCGCCGCCGCACCACCGCAGTCAGGCTTTCAATCCGTGGCGCTGATATCCGCCCCCTGGCCGTTTTTCAGCCGCCCATCGATTCAGTTGGGCAGCCTCAAAGCCTATCTGAAACGCGCGCTGCCCGATCTCAGAATCGACGCCCACCACTTTTACCTCAAGCTGGCGGCCGAGATCGGCTACGACACCTACCACGGCATCTCGGAGCGCAGCTGGCTGGCCGAGAGCGTCTATGCAACCCTGCTCTACCCCCAACGACAAGCGGCCGCCCGCAAGCTGTTCGAAAGCGAGGCGCGCAAGGTGGCCCGGCTGCGCGGGGTGAATTTCGAGGCCCTCTGTGGAAAGGTCAAAAAGCTCACGGATCACTGGATCACCAGTGTCGAGTGGCAAAAAACGGGGTTGGCCGGTTTTTCCCTCTGTCTCTGTCAGCTGACCGCCAGCCTTTACTGTATCCGCCGGATCAAGGCCCTGGCCCCGCAACTGCCCGTGGTGGCCGGCGGCTCGATGTTCGCGGGTCCGGCCCTCGCCGGGCTGATGGCCGCCTTTCCCGAGATCGACTTCATGGTCAACGGTGAAGGTGAACGCCCGTTGACCCGCCTGGTTCAACAGCTTAAATCAGCCGCCGGCCCGCAGGCGGTCCCCAGCCTGCCGGGCCTCGTGCGGCGCGCCGACCTGGCAGACAACCGGGAGCCGCTGCAGGACCAGCTGCCGTCTCTGGCCGCATTGCCGCCGCCGGATTACGACGACTACTTCCGCCTGCTGGGGGAGCTCGGGCCCGACAAGGCCTTTTTCCCGACCCTCTCGGCTGAAATCTCACGCGGCTGCTACTGGCGCAGTACCCGCCGCGACGGGGTGCCCGCGGGCTGCGCCTTTTGCAACCTCAACCGCCAGTGGCAGGGCTACCGCTTCAAACCCCCGCAGCAGGTGGCCAGCGAAATCGACGGCCTCACCCGGCGCTACCGGCTGCTTTCCGTGGCGTTGATGGACAACCTCCTGCCAGCCCGACAGTCCCCGGAGATCTTTGCCCGCCTGCAGGCCCTGAAGAAGGATCTCAGCCTCTTTGGCGAGATCCGGGCCACCACCCCGCTCGCCACCCTGGGGGTCATGCGGGCGGCCGGGGTCCAGGAGGTCCAGATCGGCATCGAAGCCCTCAGCACCCGGCTGTTACGCAAACTCAACAAGGGCACGACGGCCATCCAGAACCTGGAGATCATGAAGCACTGCGAGGCGCTGGGCATCGAAAACCGCGCCAACCTGATCTGCGGCTTTCCCGGCAGCGACGACCAGGATGTGGCCGAAACCCTGGCGACTCTGGACTTCGCCCTGCCCTTCCGGCCCCCCAAGACCGTTTATTTCTGGCTGGGAACGGGAAGCCCGGTGTGGCAGCACCCGGAGCGATTCGGCATCCGGGGGGTGGCCAACCACCCGCGCTACAGGGCGCTTTTCCCGCCCGAGACGCTGCGCCGGATCACTTTCATCACCCAATGCTACCGCGGGGACCAGGGCCGCCAGCGGGCCCGCTGGCGACCGGTTGAGAAGAAGGTCCGGGGCTGGGCGGCGGCCTACGCCGCGCTGCACCGCGCACCGGCCAGCCCGCCGATTCTCGGCTACCGGGACGGCGGGGATTTCCTGATCATCCGCCAGCGTCGCCCGGGAGCCGATACTCAGACCCATCGGCTGTTGAACACGTCGCGCGCCATCTACCTTTTCTGCGAACAGAACCGGAGCCTGGCGGCCATCACCCGACGCTTTTGCGCTCCGGGAGAAGCCGAAATCAGGGCTTTTTTAAGCGTGATGGTGGCCAAGCGGCTGATGTTTGCGGAAGGGGACCGCTATTTGAGCCTGGCGGTGCCGGCCGGCCGCCAACGGGGCGCATGA